The Amycolatopsis japonica nucleotide sequence CGGCCACTAACGGGAGGTCGAAGTAGACCCATGACGAACATCGTTGTCCTGGTCAAGCAGGTACCGGACACCTACTCGGAGCGGAAGCTCTCCGGTGCCGACAACACTCTTGACCGCGAATCCGCCGACGCCGTGCTCGACGAGATCAACGAGAAGGCCGTCGAAGAAGCACTGAAGATCAAGGAAGCCGGCGAGGGCGAGGTCACCGTCGTCTCGGTGGGTCCCGACCGCGCGACCGACGCGATCCGCAAGGCGCTGTCCATGGGCGCCGACAAGGCCATCCACGTCTCCGACGCGGCCCTTCACGGCTCCGACGCGATCGCCACCGCCAAGGTGCTGGCCGCCGCGATCTCGAAGGTCGAAGGCTTCGACCTGGTCATCACCGGTAACGAGGCCTCCGACGGCCGCGGTGGCGCCGTGCCGGCGATCATCGCCGAGCTGCTCGGCCTGCCGCAGCTGACCCACGTGAACGAGCTGACCGTCGATGGCACCTCGATCAAGGCCGACCGCTACACCGAGGACGGCGTCACGCACCTCGAGGCGAACCTGCCCGCGGTGGTGAGCGTCGGCGAGAAGATCAACGAGCCGCGCTACCCCTCCTTCAAGGGCATCATGGCCGCCAAGAAGAAGCCGGTCGAGACGCTGACCGTCGCGGACCTGGGCGTCGACGCGGCCGAGGTCGGCCTCGGCAACGCGTGGTCGTCCGTGCTCGAAGCCTCCCCGAAGCCGCCGCGCACCGCCGGTGAGCGCGTCGAGGACGAGGGTGACGGCGGCAGCAAGGTGGCCGCCTACCTGGTCGCGCAGAAGCTCATCTGAGACAGGTTTCGAGGAGGAATAGGGAAATGGCTGAAGTACTCGTCCTCGTCGACCACGTCGACGGTGAAGTCAAGAAGGTCACGCTCGAGCTGCTGACCGCCGCTCGTGAACTGGGTGAGCCGTCCGCGGTCGTCGTCGGCCCGACCGGCACCGCCGCCAAGGCGAAGGAAGCCCTCGCCGCGCACGGCGCCGCCAAGGTGTACGTCGCCGAGGGCGACAACGCCACCGGCTTCCTGGTCACCCCGAAGGTGGACGTCCTCGCCGCGCTCGCGGAGCGGACCTCCCCGGCCGCCGTGCTCGTCGCGGCCAGCGCCGAGGGCAAGGAGGTGTCCGCCCGTGTCGCGGTCCGCCTCGGCTCCGGTCTGCTGTACGACGCCGTCGGCGTGAACGGCGACGGCAGCGTCGACCAGTCCATCTTCGGTGGCGCGTTCTCCGTGAAGTCCAAGTCCACCAAGGGTGTCCCGGTCATCTCGGTCCGCCCGGGCGCGGTCGAGGCCGCCCCGGCCGAAGGTGCGGCCGCCGAGGAGACCGTCGAGGTCCCCGCGGGTGACCCGGCGAAGTCCGCCAAGATCACCGGCGTCGAGCCGATCGTCGGCGGCGACCGGCCGGAGCTGACCGAGGCCTCGGTCGTCGTCTCCGGTGGCCGCGGTGTCGGCTCGGCCGACAAGTTCGACGTCGTCGAGGCGCTCGCCGACTCGCTCGGTGCCGCCGTCGGCGCTTCCCGCGCCGCCGTCGACTCGGGCTACTACCCGGCGCAGTTCCAGGTCGGCCAGACCGGTAAGACGGTCTCGCCGCAGCTGTACATCGCGCTGGGCATCTCCGGCGCGATCCAGCACCGCGCCGGTATGCAGACCTCGAAGACCATCATCGCGGTCAACAAGGACGCCGAGGCGCCGATCTTCGAGATCGCCGACTTCGGTGTGGTGGGCGACCTGTTCAACGTCGCGCCGCAGCTGACCGAAGAGGTCCAGAAGCGCAAGGGCTGAGTCCTTCGTTCGAAGAGGGGCCGTCCGGGATTTATTTCCCGGGCGGCCCCTTTTCCGTGACCGGGAAGTGACTTCCCACCCTGAGAGAAGCCTGAGAACCCGCAATTAACGGAACGTGCACTAATCGGCCATCGGGCGCATTGTCGTTGGTACCCCTCCAGGGGTAGACCTGGGTCATGACGACGTCACAGCTCCTCGTCAGTACTGACCAGGCAGGTGTCGAACTCCCGGCCGACGCGCCGCGTTACTCCCTTCTCGTGGCGAACGGAAACGAAGAAGTCGTCGCCGCGCAACGCCTCCGCCATCGGGTGTTCGCCGAGGAAATGGGAGCGACGCTCAATTCCCTCGAACCCGGCCTCGACGTCGACTACTTCGACGAGTTCTGCGATCACCTCGTGGTGCGCGACGACAACACCGGCGAGATCGTGGGCACGTACCGGATGTTGCCGCCCGATCGGGCCGCGCGGGCGGGAAAGCTGTATTCCGACAGCGAATTCGATCTCACCGCGCTCGATTCCCTGCGCCCTTCGCTGGTCGAGACGGGCCGTTCGTGCGTGCACCCCGACCACCGCAGCGGCGCCGTGGTGAGCCTCGTGTGGGCGGGGATCGGGCGCTACATGCTGCTGGCCGGGCACCGGTATCTCGCGGGCTGCGCGTCCGTGCCGCTGACCGACGGCGGGATCTACGCGGCGGGCGTCTGGGATGTCCTGCGCGCCAAGCACTACGCGGAGGAATCCCTTCGGGTGACGCCGCTGAACCCGTGGCCGAACGAGACGATCGAGCGGCCCTCGCGTGCGATCCTTCCGCCGCTCATCAAGGGCTACACCCGCCTCGGGGCGAAGATCTACGGGCCGCCCGCGCTGGACGCGGATTTCGGTGTCGCGGACTTCTTCGTCCTGCTGGATCTGCACAACGTCGACGAGCGGTACCTCAAGTTCTTCCTGGGAGAGCAGGGATGAGTCACGCCTGGATGCCGAAATCGCCGTGCGGCGACGGCTGCCTGACCGAAGGGGCGCCGACGGTGGCGTTCGGCCGGCGGGTCCTGCGCTTCACCGCGGCGATCGGCGTCATCTTCGGTGCCTTCCTCAGCGCGCCTCTGGTGCTCGTGCTGCGCGGCAAGCCCCGGGAACGGTTGGTACGCCTGCTTTTCGCGGGGATCCTTCGCTCGTTCGGGGTGAAGCTGCGCGTGCTCGGCGACGAGCGGTTCCGCGCCGTGCCCGGCCGTGGCGCGCTCGTGGTGAACAACCACATCTCGTGGCTGGACATCATCGCGGTCAACGCCGTCCAGCCGATGCGGGCGCTCGCGAAGAAGGAGGTCGGCGCCTGGCCGGTGCTCGGCCTGCTGGTGCGCCGCGGCGGCAGCATCTTCCTCGACCGGGAGAACCTGCGGAGCCTTCCCGCGACGATGGACGAACTCGCCGGCGCCCTGCGCGGCGGATCACTCGTCAGCGTGACACCGGAAGGCACCACCTGGTGCGGTCTCGGCTCCGGCCGGTTCCGCCCGGCGACCTTCCAGGCCGCGATCGACGGCGGTGTCCCGGTGCGGCCGCTCGCGTTGCGGTTCCGGCTCGCCGACGGGCGGGAGACGACGCAGCCGGCGTTCATCGGGCCGGAGTCGCTCATCGCTTCACTGCGGCGGGTCGCGGCTCTACGCGGTCTGGTGCTGGAGGTGCACGTGTGCCCGGAGATCGCGCCGGGCCGCGCTTCGGACCGGCGGGAACTGGCCGCGCTGGCGGAATCCGCCGTGCAGGCGGCTCTCGGCCGGGTGCAGATCCCGGCTCAACGGCGCCGCCGCCCGGTCGTCGCTCCCGCTCCTTCGGCACCCTCCGCTCCCGAGGCGGTCTCGCAGTAACTCCCGGATGTGTCATGAAAGGGTCGTTCAGGACGTTTTCCGTCCTGAACGACCCTTTCATGACATCCGCCACGGGTTGTGCGACCGCGGTGGCAGCTGTGGCTTTGGCCGAGGTGGTCGTGAGTGGCGTTTCGGGTTCTAACCCGAAACGCCACTCACGACCACCGGGTCGGGCACCTGAAGTACATGAAGGGCCCCTTCCTTGCGCTAGACGCAGTGAAGGGGGCCTTCATGTACTTGGAGAGGGTGTGAAGGCCCCCATCACTACCTTCAAGGTAGGAGGTACCTAAGGAACCCTTCGCCCTAACCCGAAACGCCACTCACGACCACCTGTACCGATCGGCCGCACTCGCGTGATCGAAGCCGTAACTCGCGTGCTCGGCGGCGGAACTCGCGTGTGCGGCTTCCAAGCACGCGAGTCGCGTCCCTGATCACGCGAGTCACGCCTTCACGCACGCCGCGCAGTCACTCACGACCCGGTCGCGAAAGTCCCTCTCAGCACCTCACGCGCGCTAGGAAAGGTCCTTTCCTGGCAAATTTCGCAAGGAAAGGACCTTTCCTGGCATCCGGGGTTGACACAGCCCCGCATCACTCCAGCGTCAGCGTGATCTTCCCGCCCGCGTGCCCGGTCGCGCTTTCCCGGTGCGCCGAGGCGGCATCGGCGAGCGCGTAACTCGACCCCAGCTTCAGCTTCAGCCCCCGCGTGACAAGATCCTCCAGCACCGCGGCGGTTTCCGAGCCGCCCGCCGAGAACTTCAGTCCCTGCTCGTAAGCCGCCGGGTCCGCGATGGTGATCAGCCGGTCGGGTGAGCCGAGCAGTTCGACGGAATCACCCAGGACGCCGTAACCGGCGGCGTCGAACACCGCGTCGACGCCGTCCGGCGCGGCCGAGCGGACCCGCGAGACCCAGCCGTCGCCGTACTGGACGGGCACCGCGCCGAGCGCCTTCACCTCGTCCAGCGACGAGGCCCCGGCGAGCCCGATGACCGTGGCGCCCAGCGCGACGGCGGCCTGCGTCGCGATCCGGCCGACCTGGCCGCTCGCGCCGTGGATCACCACGGTCTCGTCCGGCTTGACCTCGAGTTCGCCCAGTACGCGCAAGGCGGTTTCCCCGGCGATGGGCAGCGCGGCTGCTTCGGCCCACGAAAGCTCGGCCGGTTTGCGGATCACCGTGCTCGCCAGCGCGTACTCCGCGTACGTGCCGGTCTCCGACCAGCCGAAGACCTCGTCCCCGACGGCGAAATCGGCGCCTTCGCCCACCGCGTCCACCACGCCCGCCAGTTCCAGGCCGAGGATGTGCGGGAAGTCGACGGGCCGGACCTCGGCCATCGCGCCGGACCGGATCTTCCAGTCGATCGGGTTGACGCCGGCGGCCTTGACCGCCACCCGCACCTGGCCAGGGCCGGGCTCCGGCAGCGGCGCGTCGGTGAGCCGCAGGACGTCCGGTTCGCCGTACTGGGTGATGGTGATCGCTCGCATGTTCACTCCTGTTCGGATTTTCTTCGCTGCGATCAGTCAACCGGCGCCCGGACCCCGCCCGAACCAGTCGGACGAGCAGTGTTCACTAGCCGGGAGAGCAGCGTCCCCGAGCCGGGTCGCGCCTACTGTGGAGCCATGGATCCGCTGCACGTGCTGAGCCAGGTCGAGTACATGCTCGCCGCTCCGCGCCCCGAACTCCTGCCGCGTTTCTCCGCGACGGCCGCGACCGTCCTGCCGCATCGCGCCGCCGCGATGGAGACCGGCGACTGCTCGCGTCTGCCCATCAAGGTCGACGGCGACCCGGCGATCACCGGCGCGGTCACGAGCGCCGAACTGCGGCGGCTCGCCGCGCTCGGCATTCCGGGTCAGGCCGTGGTGGCCGAAGAGACGCTCGGCGGGAAGCGCCGGAAACTCGTCGTCCTGACCTCGGCGCCGGTGATCGGCAAGGGCGCGATGATCGCGCTCGTCCCCACCGAGGACGAGCCCGCCGACGCCGCGCTGGAGATCGTCGCCAAGCTGTGGGACATCGTCAGCGTGAACGCCGCCCAGCGCGCCACCGACCCCGAACCCGCCGTCCTGGAGAGCAACATCGCGGCGGCGACCGCGCGGGCGCGGGCGATCACCGATCTGGGGCAGACCCACGCCACCACCCTGACGTCGCTGCTTTCGGTGCTGCGGTCCCGCAGGCTCGGCGACGCCGCCGCCCGGCAGACCGCGACCGACCTCGCCGCGGCCGCGCTGGTCGAACTGCGCTCGATCGCCGACCGCGATCAGGAGCTCTCGGCGGAACCGGCGTCGGAGGCGTTCGGCACCCTCGTCGCGCAGCTGGATCCCTTGGTGCGCCACAACGACGTGACCGTCGACCTCGCCGGGCCGGACGACGAGCGGCCGCTCCCGCAGGACATCGCGCACACCGCCCGCACGGTCTCGCGCGGTCTGGTGCTCGCCGCGCTCGAGCGGGGCAGCACCCGCGTCCGGGCGTCCTGGCGGATCGACGGGCAGGACCTTCGCGTCACCGTGCGGGACGACGGCCCGGAGGTCGCCCGCGCCGTTCCCGCCACCGGCCTCACCGAGCGGATCACGCCGCTCGGCGGCCGCTGGGAGGTCGACGCCGTCCCGGACTGGGGCGCCACGATCACCGCCGTCCTGCCGCTGGGCGTGCAGGAAACGCCGGAACTGCGCCCGCTGGACCGGCTGAACCCGCGTGAACTCGAAGTCCTCGCCGGGATCGCGCGCGGGAAGCGGAACCGGCAGATCGCCGACGAGCTGGCGCTGACCGAGCACACGGTGAAGTTCCACGTGCGGAAGATCCTCGGGAAGCTGGAAGTCAGCTCGCGCGGTGAGGCCGCCGTGCTGGCGCGTGAGCTGCGCCTGGAGTCCGTCGGCGCTTGACCTCCACCGAACTGGAGGTTGCAGGCTCGTCGTATGACGATCACTGGGGGCAAGGCCGAACCGAAGGGTGTGCTCTGGACACCCGAGCACCGCGTGACCACCATCGGGCTGCTGCTCATGGTCACGCTCATCGCGTTCGAAAGCATGGGCGTCGCCACCGCGATGCCGACGATGGTGGCCGACCTCGACGGTCTCGCCCTCTACGCCTGGCCGTTCACCACCTTCCTGGTGGCCAGCGTGGTCGCGACCGTCCTTTCCGGACGCCTCGGCGACCGCAAGGGCCCGGCGCCCGCGTTGCTCGCCGGTACCGCGCTGTTCGCCGCCGGGCTGCTGGTCGCGGGGCTGGCGCACGACATGCCGTTGCTCCTGCTCGGCAGGGCGTTGCAGGGTTTCGGTTCCGGGCTCCTGCTGGTCTCGGTGTCCCTGCTGATCGCGCTCACCTTCACCGACCGGGAACGTCCGGTGATCTACGCGGCCAACGCCGCCGCGTGG carries:
- a CDS encoding electron transfer flavoprotein subunit beta/FixA family protein — translated: MTNIVVLVKQVPDTYSERKLSGADNTLDRESADAVLDEINEKAVEEALKIKEAGEGEVTVVSVGPDRATDAIRKALSMGADKAIHVSDAALHGSDAIATAKVLAAAISKVEGFDLVITGNEASDGRGGAVPAIIAELLGLPQLTHVNELTVDGTSIKADRYTEDGVTHLEANLPAVVSVGEKINEPRYPSFKGIMAAKKKPVETLTVADLGVDAAEVGLGNAWSSVLEASPKPPRTAGERVEDEGDGGSKVAAYLVAQKLI
- a CDS encoding electron transfer flavoprotein subunit alpha/FixB family protein; amino-acid sequence: MAEVLVLVDHVDGEVKKVTLELLTAARELGEPSAVVVGPTGTAAKAKEALAAHGAAKVYVAEGDNATGFLVTPKVDVLAALAERTSPAAVLVAASAEGKEVSARVAVRLGSGLLYDAVGVNGDGSVDQSIFGGAFSVKSKSTKGVPVISVRPGAVEAAPAEGAAAEETVEVPAGDPAKSAKITGVEPIVGGDRPELTEASVVVSGGRGVGSADKFDVVEALADSLGAAVGASRAAVDSGYYPAQFQVGQTGKTVSPQLYIALGISGAIQHRAGMQTSKTIIAVNKDAEAPIFEIADFGVVGDLFNVAPQLTEEVQKRKG
- a CDS encoding GNAT family N-acetyltransferase, with amino-acid sequence MTTSQLLVSTDQAGVELPADAPRYSLLVANGNEEVVAAQRLRHRVFAEEMGATLNSLEPGLDVDYFDEFCDHLVVRDDNTGEIVGTYRMLPPDRAARAGKLYSDSEFDLTALDSLRPSLVETGRSCVHPDHRSGAVVSLVWAGIGRYMLLAGHRYLAGCASVPLTDGGIYAAGVWDVLRAKHYAEESLRVTPLNPWPNETIERPSRAILPPLIKGYTRLGAKIYGPPALDADFGVADFFVLLDLHNVDERYLKFFLGEQG
- a CDS encoding helix-turn-helix transcriptional regulator translates to MDPLHVLSQVEYMLAAPRPELLPRFSATAATVLPHRAAAMETGDCSRLPIKVDGDPAITGAVTSAELRRLAALGIPGQAVVAEETLGGKRRKLVVLTSAPVIGKGAMIALVPTEDEPADAALEIVAKLWDIVSVNAAQRATDPEPAVLESNIAAATARARAITDLGQTHATTLTSLLSVLRSRRLGDAAARQTATDLAAAALVELRSIADRDQELSAEPASEAFGTLVAQLDPLVRHNDVTVDLAGPDDERPLPQDIAHTARTVSRGLVLAALERGSTRVRASWRIDGQDLRVTVRDDGPEVARAVPATGLTERITPLGGRWEVDAVPDWGATITAVLPLGVQETPELRPLDRLNPRELEVLAGIARGKRNRQIADELALTEHTVKFHVRKILGKLEVSSRGEAAVLARELRLESVGA
- a CDS encoding NADP-dependent oxidoreductase; this encodes MRAITITQYGEPDVLRLTDAPLPEPGPGQVRVAVKAAGVNPIDWKIRSGAMAEVRPVDFPHILGLELAGVVDAVGEGADFAVGDEVFGWSETGTYAEYALASTVIRKPAELSWAEAAALPIAGETALRVLGELEVKPDETVVIHGASGQVGRIATQAAVALGATVIGLAGASSLDEVKALGAVPVQYGDGWVSRVRSAAPDGVDAVFDAAGYGVLGDSVELLGSPDRLITIADPAAYEQGLKFSAGGSETAAVLEDLVTRGLKLKLGSSYALADAASAHRESATGHAGGKITLTLE
- a CDS encoding lysophospholipid acyltransferase family protein, whose product is MSHAWMPKSPCGDGCLTEGAPTVAFGRRVLRFTAAIGVIFGAFLSAPLVLVLRGKPRERLVRLLFAGILRSFGVKLRVLGDERFRAVPGRGALVVNNHISWLDIIAVNAVQPMRALAKKEVGAWPVLGLLVRRGGSIFLDRENLRSLPATMDELAGALRGGSLVSVTPEGTTWCGLGSGRFRPATFQAAIDGGVPVRPLALRFRLADGRETTQPAFIGPESLIASLRRVAALRGLVLEVHVCPEIAPGRASDRRELAALAESAVQAALGRVQIPAQRRRRPVVAPAPSAPSAPEAVSQ